A window of the Scylla paramamosain isolate STU-SP2022 chromosome 34, ASM3559412v1, whole genome shotgun sequence genome harbors these coding sequences:
- the LOC135090224 gene encoding uncharacterized protein LOC135090224 isoform X3, whose translation MKTSLLLVLGLLCLAAAKPHNEGKRNHQPKRTREHKLTNRMEHDHHRREHVQPHKTEAHHGKKAQARRPVAPAAANPAQGQHEIKKDLHLQHITEHNIEKKHDDKDGIPMESERLIHVTPRPPKAHKVNKPLHRPASPAAAQPSPAAQPGAPANKGKAHKPPKKFSTKKHGWKKNMRKEKAKDKVKEKRERREKRNKALHRAIAARQL comes from the exons ccccacaatgaggggaagaggaaccaCCAGCCGAAGAGGACACGGGAACACAAGCTAACGAACCGGATGGAACATGACCACCATCGCC GCGAGCACGTGCAGCCCCACAAGACGGAGGCCCACCACGGGAAGAAAGCCCAAGCCCGCCGCCCTGTAGCCCCCGCCGCCGCTAACCCCGCCCAGGGACAGCACGAGATCAAGAAGGACCTCCACCTGCAGCACATCACCGAGCATAACATCGAGAAGAAACACGACGATAAG gACGGCATCCCAATGGAGTCTGAGCGTCTGATCCATGTCACCCCACGCCCTCCAAAGGCCCACAAGGTAAACAAACCCCTGCACCGCCCTGCCTCCCCTGCCGCAGCCCAGCCCTCGCCCGCTGCCCAGCCCGGAGCCCCCGCCAACAAGGGAAAGGCCCACAAGCCCCCCAAGAAGTTCAGCACCAAGAAACACGGGTGGAAGAAGAACATGCGCAAGGAGAAGGCCAAGgacaaggtgaaggagaagagggagaggagggaaaagaggaataaggcTCTCCACCGCGCCATCGCAGCCAGGCAACTCTAA
- the LOC135090224 gene encoding trinucleotide repeat-containing gene 18 protein-like isoform X2: MKTSLLLVLGLLCLAAAKPHNEGKRNHQPKRTREHKLTNRMEHDHHRREHVQPHKTEAHHGKKAQARRPVAPAAANPAQGQHEIKKDLHLQHITEHNIEKKHDDKWVREATTAGKHHLLTNRVPSGDNTHLLTNRTPQVPSSSSSSSSSSSSASSSSSSPSSPAPSSTTPGSPNNSDNNNNTKTKVDGIPMESERLIHVTPRPPKAHKVNKPLHRPASPAAAQPSPAAQPGAPANKGKAHKPPKKFSTKKHGWKKNMRKEKAKDKVKEKRERREKRNKALHRAIAARQL; encoded by the exons ccccacaatgaggggaagaggaaccaCCAGCCGAAGAGGACACGGGAACACAAGCTAACGAACCGGATGGAACATGACCACCATCGCC GCGAGCACGTGCAGCCCCACAAGACGGAGGCCCACCACGGGAAGAAAGCCCAAGCCCGCCGCCCTGTAGCCCCCGCCGCCGCTAACCCCGCCCAGGGACAGCACGAGATCAAGAAGGACCTCCACCTGCAGCACATCACCGAGCATAACATCGAGAAGAAACACGACGATAAG TGGGTGAGGGAAGCCACCACAGCAGGGAAACACCATCTACTGACAAACCGCGTGCCGAGTGGTGACAATACCCACTTACTGACCAACCGCACCCCGCaggtcccctcctcctcctcctcctcctcctcttcctcctcctccgcctcctcttcctcctcttccccctcctcccccgccccctctTCCACCACCCCCGGCTCCCCAAACAATagtgacaacaataacaacacgaaGACTAAGGTG gACGGCATCCCAATGGAGTCTGAGCGTCTGATCCATGTCACCCCACGCCCTCCAAAGGCCCACAAGGTAAACAAACCCCTGCACCGCCCTGCCTCCCCTGCCGCAGCCCAGCCCTCGCCCGCTGCCCAGCCCGGAGCCCCCGCCAACAAGGGAAAGGCCCACAAGCCCCCCAAGAAGTTCAGCACCAAGAAACACGGGTGGAAGAAGAACATGCGCAAGGAGAAGGCCAAGgacaaggtgaaggagaagagggagaggagggaaaagaggaataaggcTCTCCACCGCGCCATCGCAGCCAGGCAACTCTAA
- the LOC135090224 gene encoding trinucleotide repeat-containing gene 18 protein-like isoform X1 has protein sequence MKTSLLLVLGLLCLAAAKPHNEGKRNHQPKRTREHKLTNRMEHDHHRREHVQPHKTEAHHGKKAQARRPVAPAAANPAQGQHEIKKDLHLQHITEHNIEKKHDDKQWVREATTAGKHHLLTNRVPSGDNTHLLTNRTPQVPSSSSSSSSSSSSASSSSSSPSSPAPSSTTPGSPNNSDNNNNTKTKVDGIPMESERLIHVTPRPPKAHKVNKPLHRPASPAAAQPSPAAQPGAPANKGKAHKPPKKFSTKKHGWKKNMRKEKAKDKVKEKRERREKRNKALHRAIAARQL, from the exons ccccacaatgaggggaagaggaaccaCCAGCCGAAGAGGACACGGGAACACAAGCTAACGAACCGGATGGAACATGACCACCATCGCC GCGAGCACGTGCAGCCCCACAAGACGGAGGCCCACCACGGGAAGAAAGCCCAAGCCCGCCGCCCTGTAGCCCCCGCCGCCGCTAACCCCGCCCAGGGACAGCACGAGATCAAGAAGGACCTCCACCTGCAGCACATCACCGAGCATAACATCGAGAAGAAACACGACGATAAG CAGTGGGTGAGGGAAGCCACCACAGCAGGGAAACACCATCTACTGACAAACCGCGTGCCGAGTGGTGACAATACCCACTTACTGACCAACCGCACCCCGCaggtcccctcctcctcctcctcctcctcctcttcctcctcctccgcctcctcttcctcctcttccccctcctcccccgccccctctTCCACCACCCCCGGCTCCCCAAACAATagtgacaacaataacaacacgaaGACTAAGGTG gACGGCATCCCAATGGAGTCTGAGCGTCTGATCCATGTCACCCCACGCCCTCCAAAGGCCCACAAGGTAAACAAACCCCTGCACCGCCCTGCCTCCCCTGCCGCAGCCCAGCCCTCGCCCGCTGCCCAGCCCGGAGCCCCCGCCAACAAGGGAAAGGCCCACAAGCCCCCCAAGAAGTTCAGCACCAAGAAACACGGGTGGAAGAAGAACATGCGCAAGGAGAAGGCCAAGgacaaggtgaaggagaagagggagaggagggaaaagaggaataaggcTCTCCACCGCGCCATCGCAGCCAGGCAACTCTAA